Proteins co-encoded in one Capsicum annuum cultivar UCD-10X-F1 chromosome 9, UCD10Xv1.1, whole genome shotgun sequence genomic window:
- the LOC124887242 gene encoding sugar transport protein 14-like encodes MAGGVFDDKSNGARAHLYEYKITSYFIISCIVAAIGGSLFGYDLGVSGGVTSMDDFLKIFFPKVYRRKQEHLKETDYCKYDNQILTLFTSSLYFAALISTFGASYVTRNKGRKASILCGAVSFFLGAVLNAAAKNIAMLIIGRCFLGIGIGFSNQVSRNLVIFSLRVFKISYIMYKKKYFQW; translated from the exons ATGGCTGGTGGTGTATTTGATGATAAAAGTAATGGAGCAAGAGCACATCTTTATGAGTACAAAATTACtagctattttattatttcatgtaTTGTTGCTGCCATTGGAGGTTCTCTTTTTGGTTATGATCTTGGTGTCTCTG gTGGTGTGACTTcaatggatgatttcttgaagatttttttCCCAAAAGTGTACAGAAGGAAACAAGAACATCTAAAAGAAACAGATTATTGCAAATATGACAATCAAATACTAACATTGTTCACATCATCTTTGTATTTTGCTGCACTAATTTCAACATTTGGTGCATCATATGTTACTAGGAATAAAGGTAGAAAAGCCAGTATTCTATGTGGTGCTGTTAGTTTCTTTTTGGGAGCTGTCCTAAATGCAGCTGCCAAAAACATTGCAATGCTCATTATCGGTCGATGTTTTCTTGGCATTGGCATTGGGTTTAGCAACCAGGTAAGTCGAAATTTAGTAATATTTTCGTTAAGGGTATTCAAGATTTCGTAtattatgtataaaaaaaaatattttcagtgGTGA